The Montipora capricornis isolate CH-2021 chromosome 3, ASM3666992v2, whole genome shotgun sequence genome window below encodes:
- the LOC138044015 gene encoding fatty acid desaturase 6-like produces the protein MPPFGKTDRTVDQLLESDKKDEEKMPSMSELNLLVKDVISESSWWDLYGVDLAVMFVNFAILPLGYFLLGCSRIPMFLLGHLLLSWVFSTFTVKLAHASLHNSLAGSTYFINRLLSIFFLEIWGGFTEVGAYETHIKIHHPYTNIIGLGDSSSWRAPFLGRTTYLFIAPLFMQLSYPYMSLKLLEGHWWSQARFLCVLLSGHMMHFCLFRYVSGLSALWSILCNFTVRIVFVIPYIHVNIFQHIGLPMYDVNKRPKRLYQLASAVLNLQRNPLLDYNFGHSFFSCHIEHHLFPRLSDNMCLKIQPVVSSYLKKHGLPYTKATYTSQLRKFYDNYEELMVKAPPITELVGLQ, from the coding sequence ATGCCTCCATTTGGCAAAACTGATAGGACAGTGGATCAGTTGCTGGAAAGTGATAAGAAAGATGAGGAAAAAATGCCATCAATGAGCGAACTTAATTTGCTGGTCAAAGATGTCATTTCAGAAAGTTCCTGGTGGGATCTGTATGGAGTTGACCTGGCAGTAATGTTTGTGAACTTCGCAATTCTTCCACTGGGCTACTTTCTTCTTGGATGTAGCAGGATTCCCATGTTTCTCCTAGGTCATCTTCTTCTCTCGTGGGTCTTTTCCACTTTTACTGTGAAACTGGCCCATGCATCTCTCCATAATTCCCTGGCTGGCTCAACATACTTCATCAACCGCCTTCTCTCAATATTCTTTCTAGAAATTTGGGGAGGTTTTACAGAGGTGGGAGCCTATGAAACTCATATCAAGATTCACCATCCTTATACAAATATCATTGGCTTAGGTGACTCAAGTTCTTGGCGAGCACCCTTCTTGGGTCGCACCACATACCTTTTCATTGCCCCTCTGTTCATGCAACTTTCCTACCCCTATATGAGCCTAAAATTGCTTGAAGGGCATTGGTGGTCGCAAGCACGGTTTCTCTGTGTACTACTATCAGGTCATATGATGCATTTCTGTTTGTTCCGGTATGTTTCTGGTCTGTCTGCCCTTTGGAGTATTCTGTGCAATTTCACTGTGCGCATTGTTTTTGTCATCCCTTACATCCATGTGAACATATTTCAGCATATTGGCTTGCCAATGTATGATGTGAATAAACGCCCCAAGCGTCTGTACCAGCTTGCCTCGGCAGTCCTAAATCTCCAGAGGAATCCACTTCTAGATTACAACTTTGGCCATTCATTTTTCAGTTGTCATATTGAACATCATTTATTTCCACGCCTTTCTGATAACATGTGCCTGAAGATTCAGCCAGTTGTATCCAGCTATTTAAAGAAACATGGCTTACCATACACCAAAGCAACATATACAAGTCAACTGAGAAAATTTTATGATAACTATGAAGAGCTCATGGTTAAGGCTCCACCGATTACAGAATTAGTTGGACTACAGTAA